Genomic segment of Panicum virgatum strain AP13 chromosome 2K, P.virgatum_v5, whole genome shotgun sequence:
AGAGCTGAGGAAGCTTCATTCGCCGCAGAATTTAAAATCTAATGACATGGTGTCACCACGGACATGCATGCACTTACCTGCACTCAGCAAAGCAGCAGCAATTGCTAAGCAGCTGAGATCGTCGATGAGTGTCACGAGAGCGAGCGAGCGTGGCAACAAGTGGCATGGATGCTTATGGCTAACACGTATGATTGACTTGGATCGGCGACTCTCCGGCCGTGTAGTCTTTGTCGTCGTTGTCGCCTCCGGCCGGTGGGAAATGGGCTCATTTGGTGGGCGCACTCACTGAACCGCTGCGAAATTGACCGGAATGCATGGTGTGTGCACAGGCCATTCTGGAGTTCTGACCTGAACTTAGTAGCCTTTTCTTCcgaatataaatatatatttgcGTGAACACGCTTAGTGTGGGACCATGCACGTACGGAGATCGTTAATTTAATTTGTGGAAGCATTAGTTCTTCTGGATGCTTCAAGGAATTTTGCAGGGGTGGGAAGAAATTAAGAGGCAGAATGAATTATCTGCatgcaaaaaaaacaaaagacaaAAATGAATAAAATTATGTCAGCAGAGCAGACTGGTAGTAGTAGGGTCCGGTCCAGTCATTTCGCTGCATATATGCATTGCATCTCTCTCCATCAATTAGCTGACGGCCGTTAACATCTGTaataaaacaaagaaaggccgtgtttggttggccgtgtaaaagttttcgcgaaaactttttagccctttgatcactaatttagagtattaaataaagtctaattacaaaactatctctacaacccccgtgtaaatcgcaagacaaatctaatgagatatTTAACTGCGTGATTAGataatggtactgtagcatcactgtagcaaatgcTCAATTAAttgccgtcattagattcgtctcgaaaagttacacctatcTCTAAAaaggttttataaatagacttcatttaatactccatgcatgcgagattctctttTCGAGAAACGTGCGTGTAAAAATCACGGtagaaaccaaacatggccaaagTGACGGTTGCAAATAAAGGTCTGTTGATCGAGAGGTCCAGGCCCGGCCCCCACAAGTCAGTGGGCTGTGGGCCTGTGGTTTCTCCAACCGAACCGTCGTCTCCCGGCCCCTTCCATCATCGATCGACCCGCATGCGTTTGCTCGGATCGATCCCTCCACCCAGACCCAACGACCATCGCGCGTGACAGGCGCTGGCACTCGCCGCGCCACAGCAATAAAAAAAAAACCGCGCATGCACCTGACCTGACGGCGGCACCATCAGATACAGGTCGACGATGGGGACGGGCGCGGCTGTCGCCGGCCGCCACTGCTATAGCTCGGCTGCGCTCCGCTCTCCAGCGCGCGCCGCGCCTTTCCCTTCCGCGCTTGTTcgccttcctctctctctctctctctctcagcccCGCGCCCGTCCCGCGCTGCCGCGCGAGCCCGTCCGatccggcggcggtcggcggcgtaCGAGCATGTGCGCAACTGACAGACACGAGCCACGGCCGCCTCAGCCTCATGGGACATTGTCGCATTGCCATTTGCCAATGAGTGGTTTTGCGTTGGATCGCAGGTTACAGAAGCTAGATCGATGGGCATGCTGCTGCCAGGTGCCAAAAGGGTTAATAATAAGCAGTAAGCGTACTTGCGCCGTAGTATCTTTAATGGTTTCTCCCAGGAGGCCAGGGATTCGTACCTGTCTCCCTTGTCCTGAGCCTGTGCCTGCTGGTTTAATTTGCATTGGACGATGCTGGCTGCCGATCCATGGCACCTCATGAACACCACCTGGTGCGGGCACCtgctggccgcgccgcccctcaaGGAACCACCCCTAGTTTATCTCAGCAAACCTTCTCTCTTTGTCATCGTACGTGCCTGTCATCGTGTGAAACTGTCGGCAGTACAGTACACTGCACGATCATGCATGTAGTTCCAGATCGGCAAATACAGACGACACGTACGAGCATCTATACAAAGCAGCCGCAAAATCATGCTGTCTGCCAACAGATACGAATGTGCAAATTCACACTGGCAGGGAACAGTAATAGATTCATCAGCGCACATGCAGCAAACTGCTGTCACTGAATATTCCTGCGATGAGTCATCACGCTAATGCATGATAGCTAGCTTAGCTAGCTGTTTGCCGTACTGGCCGGTGATCGCCAAGCTAGCTTTGTTCGAGCTTGTCAGAGCTTGCACTTCAGCAACTTGCAGCGGCGTTTACGACCGTAGCTGCAGTTTCCGAAACGGCCACTGTTTCTCTTCCCTTTGCAGCTAGCAGAGGGCCTGCCTGCCCTGAACAGCAAGCTCCAATGCTCCATGGCGTTGTTGTACGAAGCATGCGCTGTCCAGCACTCTGGTCTCCGGTCCGAATGCGGCGGCAAAAGCGTCTACATGCACGCACCGGCTGGCGGCCGCCGCATGCTGGTCTCGGCTTCCGTGCCGTTCCAAGTTCAGAACCGCCACGATCGAGATGCTACTACTTCTTGCTATGCAAGAAAGGCTAGCTGTGCGTGTATGTATGCTCGACAGCTGTGTTCATTGCAGATGTATGTGCTGCAGCAGCCTGTCTTTGAGAGACGGCGCCCAGTAGTTTTACCAGTTTTACCGGAGAGAGGATCGTCAGAGACAAAAGCTAGAGTCCTGTTCGATACGATACACAACAAAGCCACCCTTCAACTTGCAGAGTTGCAGGTCGCCAGCTGCGCTGCGCGCGCGTGCGGTCCAAAGTCCATCACCACCGAGAGATGCCACTTGTTTTTCTATCTCAAGATCAACGTGAAGGAAACAACATGTTCAGGTAGTAAATTGCCCATCTCACCCCTTAGACGTCTTTAGCATTTTTTTGGGTAACTCATTAGTGGGAGCAGTAAACGCAAGGTTATTATTGTACCATGGATATTATGGGTGATTGACTATACTTAAATAAAAGATGTTGTATCTCGAGTGGCCAAGCCTTATGTTTTTGGCCCTTCAGAAGATGTCCCATGCTGCACCACGTTTCCAAAAAAGTATGCACTTGGGTGAATCAGGTGCGTAAAATTACTATTCCATTTCAAATTGTAGTTCGCTTGACTTTTTTAGCTCTAAGTTTGACTACTCATATTGATGAagatcttgtattgataaagcaatccacaacaaaagaagtgatattttgcataaatttttaaataagatgagtggtcaaacttgaggttaaaaaagtcaaacaacttacaatttgaaacggagggagtaatataCAACAACCTAAGAAAGTACGTTGATGAAGAATTTTATTCTAATTATTTCAGACAACACGCATACGCATTCTTGCTGTTGCTGGTGAGACAGACAAAAATTGCCTGGATGGTGTGCCTTTCAAAGAAAGGAACACGAGGGCACAACATCGAGGTAAGTTTCTGCACAACTGCGGCAATAATTCTGGCGAGCGCGTGGTGACCCCGGCACGGGGACGGGGcccgagtcatcaagaaatcagCTTGGTCGGAGTCGTCGAGTCTGCAGGCTTGGACTTTTGAGCTGTGAagctgaaaaaaaaacagtagTGTGATGGGGGGCCTCCTAGTATAATACTACTAACATGTATAACAAGCAATACACTAGCTTCAACTCACATggattttatttaattttattgCTAGAGCAAGCCCTCTCTGGATCTCCGAAGTCAAAAGTTTTGGCGCTATCTTGGGGCATGCGTGCATTTGCCCAAGCATAAACTAGTGCATGTGGAGCATATGGACACAGAAAAAGAAACTGAATTTTTTTGACAAAGATTCTTTGCAATTGCAGTTGCAGACATTAGAATAGGAGTCGTACGTCATCGATGCTTGTGAAGCTTCGACATATATCTACATGATGTCTACAGGTAGCATTAGAGGCCGTAGACTTGCTGTGAAAGAAAACGGGTGGACGTGTTATATGAAACATTGGGCATAACACTAAAATAAACGCGTTTGACATTAGCCACATTGATGCGTTGTTATTCTAATTTAATGTTGTTTATTTATTGGAGATTTAAACACTACGATTGTATTGAAGTAGACAGCACACTCTTCTGACCTTTCATTTTCTGCCGAACGAAAAACACTTATCAATATTTATTCATAGCTATCAATTACCGCCGATGTTGATTTGGCCGGTTACATTTCTGCGCTATGCCATGCTGATTGGTCATTGGTGGCAAGGGCAGCAGCGTATGCTTTGCTTCAGCAAGCCCAATAGCCCATAGATCCACATGTTTGCAGCAATCCAGCGGGCGGTTGTAGGCGTCCCTAGAAAATATAGAGAGAGACCGTACTTGCTTTCAAGCAGGCATGCATGGAAAATGCATTCAAGGCCAAGCATGGAAATCaggcatgaaaacaaaaggaaaattaGAATAAGGTGGAATCTTTCATCATGTATCTGGAAAAGTAACCATATACATTGCTTTCAGGAAGATTGGTCTAGAACCGCTTCTTCGCGCGGAAATCCAAAACAACAATCGCGCGCTAATAAGCTTCCTGGCGCGCGACGAACACTGGCGAAGCAACCGTCCACCTGTCCGTGCCCACCCACGTGACAAGCTGAGGTATTgatttacttttttttctttctatttttcctctacGTGTTTCGTAACGGCAACAACTACCATTCTTTTTTCCTCTACATAATAGACCTCAGCCACGTATACTCTATAATTCGAACTGCCTAGTATtcacttctctttttcttttttcaattttttttgtttactttctttatatttttgttttaaagaTATTCTTTTGACAAATATTTCGTTCAAAATATGCCAAAAAGTTATCTCAATAAGTTGTATCACGAACTTATGTATCAAAGTTGCGTGAGAAGTTTGGTAAAAATTATGTTCAAAGTTAGGAGGCTGAAAATAGTTATGCGTAAAATTTATACGCATCGTGTTAGAAATTATTCTACAAAAAGTTAGTTAGAAAAAGTTATGCGTAAAAGTTACAAGTATAGTAAAAGTTGTGCTGCAAAATTATCATTTAAAGTTATGCTGAAAAAAATATCATCTAATAGTTATCTAAAAATTTAtagtaatatttttttaaaagtagaaaattatggaaaagaaaaaatttCCTAAAAAGGAAAATTAGCCGCCGTCTAATCATCGTTCAGACTGTTATATCTACATTTATGAGCGCTGGCACCCCCTCCTGACTCCGCGCTTGGGAACGGTGGACTGCGGAACCCAAAAAGGAAATGGAATGACACGGAATCCGAAAATGGAAATTTTTGAGCCTGTCGGAAATCGTTTGCTAGTTGGCCTCCTGGCGCGCGCGCTAACTAGCTATACCCTTATTCGTGTCGAGTCAAACTTTAGCAGATCTTAAACAGAGACTCTGACCATCTCAGTTAGCCCAGCAGGTTTAACTTTGATTGAAAAGGCTAAAAAAAATCCCATTTTCATGTAAACAAAAGAGAGAGCTAATCCCAGCGAAACAATATCAACAACCTTATTTTGGTAGCTTATAACAGTTCGTATTAGGCCATCTAAATTGCAAGTTACAATGTGCTTAATCCTGAGTAATCGGAATGTTGTTGTGCCATTAAGCACCTGTATGAAAGTTAATCCCTTCATTTCAAATCGGGCGTTTAATACGCTCAACCACATTGGTAGCATCTTATCGAACTTATAAGCACCTCATACATATGAAGTGGagacactttttttttaaaaaaacaacaaTAGTTTCCTGATGTAAGCAAAAGCAACATGTTTAAGCATTTCCATTGTAAATGCCTTGAACAGTGCCCTAGTACTTCGCTTTCAATAATGTCGCAGTCTCGCTATTAGTTAGTACAATTACATAACAAATACACCCACGGCAAATAAAACAATCGCGGTGAAGTTTCATAGCAAATACAACCACACTACGATTACGTGTATCACATAGGAATATCCTAAGTTTTGCTACGTCTAGCTATGTAGCTAACCACCCAATTGCACGGTgagttccattttttttttctgcgtGGACAGTTGCACGGTGATTTCGGGTCGACGACGACCTGCCACAAGCCTACTTCGTTCTGTGCCGCCCcgcactgtttttttttttgccggcgtctttttttctttttttccaaaCACAGCCACCGGACGGGCGGGGCGCCCCCCAAAACATCCGGCCGGCCACATCTATATATTGGCCCCTCCTCGGCACCGCCCAAAACCTCAAGCAAAACAGCAAGCCTTCTTTCTCGCCAGGCCTCGCGTCGCTGGTTTGGGCGTTTGCCTGGCTGCCACTGCTTCTTCGAATTGCCTTGTTTCTCtctctgcccccccccccccccccccccccggcctcctccctcgccaccGCAATGACGAAGCACGCCGCCGAGGACGCGGCCgtcgcggcgccggcgcagccCGGGCGACGGTTCACGTCGTACCCGCCGTCGAGCTGCAGGAGGGCCGCGGCGCAGGGGCGCATGGACCCCGGagccgcgggcgcggccgccAGGGCCACGGGGTCCTGGCTCGacgccgtgccgcgccgcgccgagcaCGACGACGACTGGATGGTACGTGTACATTTCTGCCGTTCCCATATCTTCCTTGTACATCCATGTGCCCTGACCGCCCGCCTGCCGCCGATGTGCCCGCAGGAGAAGCACCCGTCGGCATTGGCCGGGTTCGAGTCGGTGCTGGCCGCGGCCAAGGGGAAGCAGGTCGTGATGTTCCTCGACTACGAcggcaccctgtcgcccatcGTCAAGGACCCCGACACCGCCGTCATGACCGAGGAGGTGAGTTACGTTACTACTTACTACTAGCCAGAGAGAAATCCTGTCGAGCGAAGCAGAGCGACATGCTCTGCTccgtcgccgctcgccggcacCGGGACCCGGCCGTCGTCGCCGTGACTACTAACTAACCGCGTAACGTTCTCTTCCGTGCCACGCACGGCCCGCAGATGCGCGACGCGGTGCGAGGCGTGGCGGAGCACTTCCCGACGGCGATCGTGAGCGGGAGGTGCAGAGACAAGGTGCATTCCCACCCCGACCATCCCGTTCTTTCTCTGGCGGGTTCCACTTCCACCTCACCTCGTGCTCTCTCATGTCTGTTCCGGTGCGACGCCTTAATTAGGTGTTCAACTTCGTGAAGCTGGCGGAGCTGTACTACGCCGGGAGCCACGGCATGGACATCAAGGGGCCCACGCCGGAGTCCAAGCACGCCAAGGCAAAGGTTCGCCAGCCAACCACACTGCACTGCTAGCTCTCagtcaccgccgtgtcacacgAAAGCGACTGCTTATTTTGGcacaaagagaagaaaaaaagtaaTTCTCGTTCTGCTACTAGAACTCAATAGTCTGGTTTGACCTTGGAAACAAACGCAGGCCGAAGCTGTTCTGTGCCAGCCGGCGAGCGAGTTCCTGCCCGTCATCGACGAGGTAATTTCTATGCCGCCACTGTCGATCTGACGATCTTCAATTTCTTGGAAACTCCGGTGGATAGGAGTATGCTGTGTTCGCAGCACGACGCCGGTCGTCGTCTCTGACACGGTTTCTTTGGCGTGCACGCCGCGAGCAGCAAGAATTTCGTGACGAGTTGGCTACGGTTTCCTCTTGCAGGTGTACCGCGCGCTGACGGCCACGACGGCGGCCATCCCCGGCGCGACGGTGGAGAACAACAAGTTCTGCCTCTCCGTCCACTTCCGCTGCGTCCAGGAGGAGGTAATAAGGAGGGTCACGGTCGCGCACGCGAGAGACAGGTTCTTGCGTTGGGTCAGTTTACTGATGCGCTGCTGCTCGATTTTCTCCCTGAAACCTGGCAGAAATGGAGTGCTTTGGAGGAGCAAGTGCGGTCGGTGCTCAAGGAGTTCCCGGACCTCCGGCTCACCAGAGGCAGGAAGGTCTTGGAGATCCGACCCTCCATCAAGTGGGATAAGGGGAACGCACTCCAGTTCTTGCTGGAGGCTCTCGGTGAGTACACGCCCACATCTGTTTCATCTTCCTTTTTTTCCTTCCCACTCTTTGTCTCAAACCAACGAATTGCTTGGTTTCTTGAAGGCTTTGCGGACAGTAACAATGTTTTCCCGATCTATATTGGCGACGATCGCACTGATGAGGACGCGTTCAAGGTACTCAGACCTGTGGCAAAACAAGCAGTATTACTATTATGTTTGTTTATCaacagtttttttaaaaaaataagaagaagactataaattttaaaaaaaaattcagctaTGGCGAGACTAACCCTTGTCGTCAAATTAAACAGGTGCTGCGTGACATGGGACAAGGGATCGGAATCCTCGTGTCCAAGATCCCCAAGGAGACCAGCGCATCCTACTCCCTGCGCGAACCTTCCGAGGTACGCACATGTCTATGCTATTGCCACAGCTACAGTTCAATGCACTGGGTTCATACCCGGTGTAGTTCAGGAGATCAGTGCTTTCGTGCTCTGAAAAGTGAAAGAAAAGCAGGAATCCAAACAGGAGATCAGTTCTTGGTCTGTTACTGCTGTAGCATGTAGGGAGGAGTTAGGCACAGGCATTTGCGAGCTCTGAATGGCAAGTCTCTAGCTACTGCCTGTTGCTTTCGGGAAAGCCCGACGAGGAGCTCCTTTTCTTTTCGCACTTGTCCTTTTCGGTGACGAGCAACTGAGCTGCCACCGACGTGGACTGACCCCGCGTGCTGTTGTGGCCCTGCAGGTGAAGGAGTTCCTGCACAAGCTGGTCAAGTCCAAGCAGAGCACCACGCAGCGGGACTAACCATGGTTCAATTCGCAGGCGACAAGCTAGAGCTAACGGAGGTCCAATCCATGCGCTGATCGCCCCCAACGGGCGAGAAGCTTGCAATGACAATCTCAGGCTTGATCGGATCGTCCATGGCCGCGGTGACACGGCTTAATTAACTTATGACCAGACATTAAAGTACTCCCAGATTTAACTACCGCGATTGCCAGGAAAggtttttttattaattttttgaTGAGAGGAGAATAGAGAGACCATGGCCATGGGTAGAGGAAGTCTAGAGTGGAGCCGCCAGAGCCATGCCAAAGACAGCTCCCGGAGATCGGCTATTGGGCCACGTGGCGGCTTCTAGCCTTCTATAGGTGGGATGCTGGGTCTCCAACGTCGGTCGGTGTGTGAGTGCGGGAGCGCACGTTTTGGGCCCATGGGCCTGCTTTGTTCTTTAAAGGGCTGTTGGTCCGCATTCAATTTTAGCCCAATACATTTCTGCTATCTGTTTATTTTCCTCCCCTTTGTTATCTGCTGTTACTGGGAAATAATTGCGACAGCTAACAGCAAGGGGACAAAACAATTTATGTATTGCCATCATGATGTGATACTGCTCCTAGATCGATCCGCTTGTGCTGTTCGTCACTAGCCCTTGTTAAGTTGTCGGAACAGAAGCCGCACAGCAACGTGTGGGGCAAAGCCATGATTAAGCAGGCTAGCTTGTTCAATCACGGATAGGACCTGCTTGACATCAGGGAGCAGGGGGACACGCACAGCGCCCTGCATGCCTGCCGGAAGCGCCAGCCACAGTTGGACGACGCCATGTCGACGATTGAGCAGGCATGCTAGCTTGGTCACTGTTGTTTGTTTCGCTGCAGTCCGTCACTGTCCATGCTGTGAGCGAAAGATGCATCGTGGCTCATGGTTGTTCGTTCAATTTGTCGTCGTGGAGACGTGGACAGTACTCGCCAGTTCAGTATCCTTGAATCACGTCGAGTGTGCGTGGCTTCAATAAACTATAAAGCTTTAATTATCAAGATGCCTGGACAAGTTAAAGTTAAACAATTAATAAACTTGTTCAAGCCAGGTAGTAGCATCTAAAGTTTATAtatctatttattatttaaCATTTATTTGAATCACATCGGTTAGCTATACTTAGGTAGCATAGCATCTAAAGTTTAT
This window contains:
- the LOC120694546 gene encoding trehalose 6-phosphate phosphatase RA3-like isoform X1, coding for MTKHAAEDAAVAAPAQPGRRFTSYPPSSCRRAAAQGRMDPGAAGAAARATGSWLDAVPRRAEHDDDWMEKHPSALAGFESVLAAAKGKQVVMFLDYDGTLSPIVKDPDTAVMTEEMRDAVRGVAEHFPTAIVSGRCRDKVFNFVKLAELYYAGSHGMDIKGPTPESKHAKAKAEAVLCQPASEFLPVIDEVYRALTATTAAIPGATVENNKFCLSVHFRCVQEEKWSALEEQVRSVLKEFPDLRLTRGRKVLEIRPSIKWDKGNALQFLLEALGFADSNNVFPIYIGDDRTDEDAFKVLRDMGQGIGILVSKIPKETSASYSLREPSEVKEFLHKLVKSKQSTTQRD
- the LOC120694546 gene encoding trehalose 6-phosphate phosphatase RA3-like isoform X2, giving the protein MTKHAAEDAAVAAPAQPGRRFTSYPPSSCRRAAAQGRMDPGAAGAAARATGSWLDAVPRRAEHDDDWMEKHPSALAGFESVLAAAKGKQVVMFLDYDGTLSPIVKDPDTAVMTEEMRDAVRGVAEHFPTAIVSGRCRDKLAELYYAGSHGMDIKGPTPESKHAKAKAEAVLCQPASEFLPVIDEVYRALTATTAAIPGATVENNKFCLSVHFRCVQEEKWSALEEQVRSVLKEFPDLRLTRGRKVLEIRPSIKWDKGNALQFLLEALGFADSNNVFPIYIGDDRTDEDAFKVLRDMGQGIGILVSKIPKETSASYSLREPSEVKEFLHKLVKSKQSTTQRD